One genomic window of Streptomyces sp. NBC_01276 includes the following:
- the ilvN gene encoding acetolactate synthase small subunit, translating to MSKHTLSVLVENTPGILARIAALFSRRGFNIDSLAVGVTEHPDISRITIVVNVEDLPLEQVTKQLNKLVNVLKIVELEPHNAIERELVLVKVRADNETRSQIVEIVQLFRAKTVDVSPEAVTIEATGGTDKLGAMLKMLEPFGIKELVQSGTIAIGRGGRSITDRSLRSLDRSA from the coding sequence ATGTCCAAGCACACGCTCTCCGTCCTGGTCGAGAACACGCCCGGCATCCTCGCCCGGATCGCCGCGCTGTTCTCCCGCCGCGGGTTCAACATCGACTCCCTCGCGGTCGGCGTCACCGAGCACCCCGACATCTCCCGCATCACCATCGTCGTGAACGTGGAGGACCTCCCGCTGGAGCAGGTGACCAAGCAGCTCAACAAGCTGGTCAACGTGCTCAAGATCGTCGAGCTGGAGCCGCACAACGCCATCGAGCGCGAACTCGTCCTGGTGAAGGTCCGCGCCGACAACGAGACGCGCTCGCAGATCGTCGAGATCGTCCAGCTGTTCCGCGCCAAGACGGTCGACGTCTCCCCGGAGGCCGTCACCATCGAGGCCACCGGCGGCACCGACAAGCTGGGCGCCATGCTCAAGATGCTGGAGCCCTTCGGCATCAAGGAGCTCGTGCAGTCCGGCACCATCGCCATAGGGCGTGGCGGCCGGTCCATCACGGACCGCAGCCTGCGCTCGCTCGACCGCAGTGCCTGA
- a CDS encoding TetR/AcrR family transcriptional regulator, translated as MGHREDLLEGAKKCLAEKGFVRTTARDIVNASGTNLASIGYHYGSKDALLTQAFIALMEEWGEGFGGALGGADGSLERLHGLWEGVVDRQEETAPVWAASLEIALSRGRHAELRAMLGASQREGRRGLISMLTGIPEDEVTDRDERTRGTVYQALLNGLMIQWLFDPASAATAEEFTEGLRRVAEGVTAQAEGGEG; from the coding sequence ATGGGACATCGCGAAGATCTGCTCGAAGGCGCGAAGAAGTGCCTGGCCGAGAAGGGGTTCGTGCGGACGACGGCGCGTGACATCGTCAACGCCTCCGGCACCAACCTGGCGTCCATCGGCTACCACTACGGCTCCAAGGACGCCCTGCTCACCCAGGCCTTCATCGCCCTGATGGAGGAATGGGGCGAGGGGTTCGGGGGCGCCCTGGGCGGTGCGGACGGCTCGCTGGAGCGCCTGCACGGCCTGTGGGAGGGGGTCGTGGACCGGCAGGAGGAGACCGCTCCCGTCTGGGCGGCCAGCCTGGAGATCGCGCTGAGCCGTGGTCGGCACGCCGAACTGCGGGCCATGCTCGGCGCCTCGCAGCGGGAGGGGCGCAGGGGCCTGATCTCCATGCTGACCGGGATCCCGGAGGACGAGGTGACCGACCGCGACGAGCGCACCCGCGGCACCGTCTACCAGGCGCTGCTCAACGGCCTGATGATCCAGTGGCTGTTCGACCCGGCGAGCGCCGCCACGGCGGAGGAGTTCACCGAGGGCCTGCGGCGGGTGGCCGAGGGGGTCACGGCCCAGGCGGAGGGCGGGGAGGGATGA
- the ilvC gene encoding ketol-acid reductoisomerase, translated as MAELFYENDADLSIIQGRKVAVIGYGSQGHAHALSLRDSGVDVVVGLKEGSKSKAKAEEQGLKVVSVSEAAEWANVIMILTPDPLQAEIYEESIKDHLKEGDALFFGHGFNVRYGFIKPPTNVDVALVAPKGPGHLVRRQYEEGRGVPCIAAVEQDATGKAFDLALSYAAGIGGTRAGVIKTTFTEETETDLFGEQAVLCGGASALVKAGFEVLTEAGYQPEIAYFECLHELKLIVDLMYEGGLEKMRWSVSETAEWGDYITGPRVITDATKAEMKKVLAEIQSGEFANTWMAEYKAGLPKYNEYKKADEAHLLETTGKKLRKLMSWVDSDES; from the coding sequence GTGGCCGAGCTGTTCTACGAGAACGACGCCGACCTGTCCATCATCCAGGGCCGCAAGGTCGCGGTCATCGGTTACGGCAGCCAGGGCCACGCCCACGCGCTGTCGCTCCGTGACTCCGGCGTCGACGTCGTCGTCGGCCTCAAGGAGGGCTCGAAGTCCAAGGCCAAGGCCGAGGAGCAGGGTCTGAAGGTCGTCTCCGTGTCGGAGGCCGCCGAATGGGCGAACGTCATCATGATCCTGACCCCGGACCCGCTCCAGGCCGAGATCTACGAGGAGTCCATCAAGGACCACCTCAAGGAGGGCGACGCGCTCTTCTTCGGCCACGGCTTCAACGTCCGGTACGGCTTCATCAAGCCCCCCACCAACGTCGACGTCGCCCTGGTCGCCCCGAAGGGCCCCGGCCACCTGGTCCGCCGTCAGTACGAGGAGGGCCGCGGCGTTCCGTGCATCGCCGCCGTCGAGCAGGACGCCACCGGCAAGGCCTTCGACCTGGCGCTGTCCTACGCGGCCGGCATCGGCGGCACCCGCGCCGGCGTCATCAAGACGACCTTCACCGAGGAGACCGAGACCGACCTGTTCGGTGAGCAGGCCGTCCTCTGCGGTGGCGCCTCCGCTCTGGTCAAGGCCGGTTTCGAGGTCCTGACCGAGGCCGGCTACCAGCCGGAGATCGCGTACTTCGAGTGCCTGCACGAGCTGAAGCTCATCGTGGACCTCATGTACGAGGGCGGCCTGGAGAAGATGCGCTGGTCGGTCTCCGAGACCGCCGAGTGGGGCGACTACATCACCGGCCCGCGCGTCATCACCGACGCCACCAAGGCCGAGATGAAGAAGGTCCTGGCCGAGATCCAGAGCGGCGAGTTCGCCAACACCTGGATGGCCGAGTACAAGGCGGGTCTGCCGAAGTACAACGAGTACAAGAAGGCCGACGAGGCCCACCTGCTGGAGACCACCGGCAAGAAGCTGCGCAAGCTGATGAGCTGGGTCGACAGCGACGAGAGCTGA
- the serA gene encoding phosphoglycerate dehydrogenase yields MSSKPVVLIAEELSPATVDALGPDFEIRHVNGADRAELLPAIVDVDAILVRSATKVDAEAIAAAKKLKVVARAGVGLDNVDVSAATKAGVMVVNAPTSNIVTAAELACGLLVATARNIPQANTALKNGEWKRNKYTGVELSEKTLGVVGLGRIGVLVAQRMSAFGMKIVAYDPYVQPARAAQMGVKMLTLDELLEVADFITVHLPKTPETLGLIGDEALHKVKPSVRIVNAARGGIVDEAALYSAIKEGRVAGAGLDVYAKEPCTDSPLFELDQVVCTPHLGASTDEAQEKAGISVATSVRLALAGELVPDAVNVQGGVIAEDVRPGLPLAEKLGRIFTALAGEVAVRLDVEVCGEITQHDVKVLELSALKGVFEDVVDETVSYVNAPLFAQERGVEVRLTTSSESPDHRNVVTVRGTLSDGQEVSVSGTLAGPKHLQKIVGVGEYDVDLALADHMIVLRYTDRPGVVGKVGQLLGEAGLNIAGMQVARAEEGGEALVVLTVDAEVPVDVLAAISAEIGAASARTVNLG; encoded by the coding sequence GTGAGCTCGAAACCTGTCGTACTCATCGCCGAAGAGCTGTCGCCCGCCACGGTGGACGCGCTCGGTCCGGACTTCGAGATCCGGCACGTCAACGGCGCCGACCGCGCCGAGCTGCTCCCCGCGATCGTCGACGTCGACGCGATCCTCGTCCGCTCCGCCACCAAGGTGGACGCCGAGGCGATCGCCGCCGCCAAGAAGCTGAAGGTCGTCGCGCGCGCCGGTGTCGGTCTCGACAACGTCGACGTCTCCGCCGCCACCAAGGCCGGCGTGATGGTCGTGAACGCCCCGACCTCCAACATCGTCACCGCCGCCGAGCTCGCCTGCGGTCTGCTCGTCGCCACCGCCCGCAACATCCCGCAGGCCAACACCGCCCTGAAGAACGGCGAGTGGAAGCGGAACAAGTACACGGGCGTCGAGCTCAGCGAGAAGACCCTCGGCGTCGTCGGCCTCGGCCGCATCGGCGTCCTGGTCGCCCAGCGGATGTCGGCCTTCGGCATGAAGATCGTGGCCTACGACCCCTACGTGCAGCCCGCGCGCGCCGCCCAGATGGGCGTCAAGATGCTGACGCTGGACGAGCTGCTGGAGGTCGCCGACTTCATCACCGTGCACCTGCCCAAGACCCCCGAGACCCTCGGTCTCATCGGGGACGAGGCCCTGCACAAGGTGAAGCCTTCCGTCCGCATCGTCAACGCCGCCCGCGGCGGGATCGTGGACGAGGCCGCGCTGTACTCGGCCATCAAGGAGGGCCGCGTCGCTGGCGCCGGCCTCGACGTGTACGCGAAGGAGCCCTGCACGGACTCCCCGCTCTTCGAGCTCGACCAGGTCGTCTGCACCCCCCACCTCGGCGCGTCCACGGACGAGGCCCAGGAGAAGGCCGGCATCTCGGTCGCCACGTCGGTGCGCCTCGCGCTCGCCGGCGAGCTCGTGCCGGACGCGGTCAACGTCCAGGGCGGCGTCATCGCCGAGGACGTCCGTCCCGGTCTGCCGCTCGCCGAGAAGCTCGGCCGCATCTTCACCGCCCTCGCGGGCGAGGTCGCGGTTCGCCTCGACGTCGAGGTCTGCGGCGAGATCACCCAGCACGACGTCAAGGTGCTCGAACTCTCCGCGCTCAAGGGTGTCTTCGAGGACGTCGTCGACGAGACGGTCTCCTACGTCAACGCCCCGCTGTTCGCGCAGGAGCGCGGCGTCGAGGTCCGTCTGACCACCAGCTCGGAGTCCCCGGACCACCGCAACGTGGTGACCGTGCGCGGCACCCTGTCGGACGGTCAGGAGGTCTCGGTCTCCGGCACCCTGGCCGGCCCCAAGCACCTCCAGAAGATCGTCGGCGTGGGCGAGTACGACGTGGACCTGGCCCTGGCCGACCACATGATCGTGCTCCGCTACACCGACCGCCCGGGTGTGGTCGGCAAGGTCGGGCAGCTGCTCGGCGAGGCCGGTCTGAACATCGCGGGCATGCAGGTCGCCCGTGCCGAGGAGGGTGGTGAGGCGCTCGTCGTCCTCACCGTCGACGCCGAGGTCCCGGTCGACGTCCTCGCGGCCATCTCCGCCGAGATCGGCGCCGCGTCGGCCCGTACGGTCAACCTCGGCTGA
- a CDS encoding putative bifunctional diguanylate cyclase/phosphodiesterase, translating into MGRAGTSRRGGPVNPPGAALLTRPPVAGGGGGLAAQLLLAVVSGGYAVGAALGWGSEELAKVMGDFGLSTAGLLAAVSCYHYARTIDRRERPAWLMFAFSSLMGALGNAVWGWYEVILGQTVPEPSLADFAFLCFAPPAIVGLLVLAKRPVTRAGWVCLGLDSWLIGGSLLTLSWSLALANAARTAQSGEPGSVPRAALSLAYPLLDIALVSMVLVLHFRRSANNRSAVNTAIAALALTVLSDALFTSPLLNTTYRSGEILDAGWFAGSLLLAYAPWGARRTDGVDRAAPPRAERPHSRPITGSLPALTPYLAAAVCTLGILYNVVDGRKVDRMVVFTGCTVVLALVIRQGIMLLDNIALTQELAQKENHFRSLVQGSSDVIMIAAPTGTLRYVSPAAAGVYGREAEELIGSELASLIHPDDLGRVVHEVRRFLAAAPAEEPTTRIECRFESGSGEWLNVESTVNRHQGGLILNSRDVTERVRLQAQLQHSAEHDPLTDLPNRALFTRRVRQALTGRRAGDHSTAVLFIDLDGFKAVNDTIGHQAGDELLVEAAHRLQDAVRAGDTAARLGGDEFAALILGDGSRDRSAREYQVHEIAERLRSTLSQPYRIGGSEVRVAASIGVAFADPGITPSDLMRNADLAMYRAKAGGKDRVELYAPQMQAEVVRKAELAGRLRTALHEGDFALLHQPVVSLATGEVTAVAAQACWRSAQGILFTPAEFLRVAEHGEAGAAGQDAARTAELGRWLLEEAVERAAERHRAGHDVPVAVRMTAQRLLDRSMPRGSVEALLARHGLPSGALVLELAASDPRVPFDELERRLTALHRLGVRIALDGFGSGYAAISALRRLPVDLLKLDRGLVEGVVESARLHKITAGLLRIANDLGMQSVADGLDLPEQVLALRAMGCTHGQGAAFSGPLDEYRLRRALVRSTFPVPGGTAQPALAGGSSGGSMVIRRGSNNETPVPPA; encoded by the coding sequence ATGGGGCGCGCCGGAACCAGCCGGCGAGGGGGACCGGTGAACCCCCCGGGGGCGGCGCTGCTGACCCGGCCGCCCGTGGCGGGCGGCGGCGGGGGCCTGGCGGCGCAGCTCCTCCTCGCGGTGGTCAGCGGCGGGTACGCCGTGGGAGCCGCCCTCGGCTGGGGGTCCGAGGAACTCGCCAAGGTCATGGGCGACTTCGGCCTCAGTACGGCAGGGTTACTGGCCGCCGTCTCCTGCTACCACTACGCCAGGACGATCGACCGGCGTGAGCGCCCCGCCTGGCTGATGTTCGCGTTCTCCTCGCTCATGGGAGCCCTCGGGAACGCCGTCTGGGGCTGGTACGAGGTCATCCTCGGCCAGACGGTCCCCGAGCCCTCGCTCGCCGACTTCGCCTTCCTCTGCTTCGCCCCGCCCGCCATCGTGGGCCTGCTCGTCCTCGCCAAACGCCCTGTCACCCGGGCCGGCTGGGTCTGTCTCGGACTCGACTCCTGGCTCATCGGCGGCTCGCTCCTGACCCTCTCGTGGAGCCTGGCCCTCGCCAACGCCGCGCGCACCGCCCAGTCCGGAGAGCCCGGCAGCGTCCCGCGCGCCGCGCTCTCGCTCGCGTACCCGCTCCTGGACATCGCGCTCGTCTCGATGGTCCTGGTCCTGCACTTCCGCCGTTCCGCGAACAACCGCTCCGCCGTCAACACGGCCATCGCGGCGCTCGCCCTGACCGTCCTGAGCGACGCGCTGTTCACCTCGCCGCTGCTGAACACCACCTACCGCTCCGGCGAGATCCTCGACGCCGGCTGGTTCGCCGGCTCCCTGCTGCTCGCCTACGCGCCCTGGGGGGCCCGCCGGACCGACGGCGTCGACCGGGCCGCGCCCCCGCGCGCGGAACGGCCCCACAGCCGTCCCATCACCGGCTCGCTGCCCGCCCTCACTCCCTACCTCGCCGCCGCCGTCTGCACCCTCGGGATCCTCTACAACGTCGTCGACGGCCGGAAGGTCGACCGGATGGTCGTCTTCACCGGCTGCACCGTGGTCCTCGCCCTCGTCATCCGTCAGGGCATCATGCTCCTCGACAACATCGCGCTCACGCAGGAACTGGCCCAGAAGGAGAACCACTTCCGCTCCCTGGTCCAGGGCTCCAGCGACGTCATCATGATCGCCGCGCCCACCGGGACCCTGCGCTACGTCAGCCCCGCCGCGGCCGGGGTCTACGGCCGCGAGGCGGAGGAGCTCATCGGCAGCGAGCTGGCCAGCCTGATCCATCCCGACGACCTCGGACGCGTGGTCCACGAGGTGCGCCGCTTCCTGGCCGCAGCGCCCGCCGAGGAGCCGACGACCCGCATCGAGTGCCGGTTCGAATCGGGCAGCGGTGAATGGCTCAACGTGGAGTCCACCGTCAACCGGCACCAGGGCGGGCTCATCCTCAACAGCCGGGACGTCACCGAGCGGGTCCGCCTCCAGGCCCAGCTCCAGCACAGCGCCGAACACGACCCGCTGACCGACCTGCCCAACCGGGCCCTGTTCACCCGCCGGGTCCGCCAGGCGCTCACCGGCCGCCGGGCCGGGGACCACAGCACCGCCGTGCTCTTCATCGACCTGGACGGCTTCAAGGCGGTCAACGACACCATCGGCCACCAGGCCGGCGACGAGCTGCTCGTCGAGGCCGCCCACCGCCTCCAGGACGCCGTCCGGGCGGGGGACACCGCGGCCCGGCTCGGCGGGGACGAGTTCGCCGCCCTGATCCTCGGCGACGGCAGCCGCGACCGCAGTGCCCGCGAGTACCAGGTGCACGAGATCGCCGAGCGGTTGCGCAGCACCCTCTCCCAGCCCTACCGCATCGGGGGCAGTGAGGTCAGGGTCGCCGCCAGCATCGGTGTGGCCTTCGCCGACCCCGGCATCACCCCTTCGGACCTGATGCGCAACGCGGATCTGGCGATGTACCGGGCCAAGGCCGGCGGCAAGGACCGCGTCGAGCTGTACGCCCCCCAGATGCAGGCCGAGGTCGTCCGCAAGGCCGAGCTGGCGGGCCGGCTGCGCACCGCGCTCCATGAGGGCGATTTCGCCCTGTTGCACCAGCCCGTGGTCTCGCTGGCCACCGGTGAGGTCACCGCGGTGGCCGCCCAGGCCTGCTGGCGGTCCGCCCAGGGGATCCTCTTCACGCCGGCCGAATTCCTCCGGGTGGCCGAGCACGGTGAGGCGGGGGCCGCCGGGCAGGACGCCGCGCGCACCGCCGAACTGGGCCGCTGGCTGCTGGAGGAGGCCGTCGAGCGGGCCGCCGAGCGCCACCGGGCCGGACACGACGTACCAGTGGCCGTACGGATGACCGCGCAACGGCTGCTCGACCGGTCCATGCCCCGCGGTTCCGTGGAGGCGCTGCTGGCCCGGCACGGCCTGCCCTCCGGGGCGTTGGTGCTGGAACTGGCCGCCTCCGACCCCAGAGTGCCCTTCGACGAGCTGGAGCGCCGCCTGACGGCCCTGCACCGGCTCGGCGTCCGGATCGCCCTCGACGGCTTCGGCAGCGGCTACGCGGCCATCAGCGCCCTCCGCAGGCTTCCCGTGGACCTCCTCAAGCTGGACCGGGGGCTGGTCGAGGGGGTGGTCGAGTCCGCCCGGCTGCACAAGATCACCGCAGGATTGTTGCGTATCGCAAATGACCTGGGCATGCAGTCCGTGGCGGACGGCCTGGACCTGCCGGAGCAGGTGCTGGCCCTGCGGGCCATGGGGTGCACCCACGGCCAGGGAGCGGCCTTCTCCGGACCACTCGACGAATACAGGCTGCGGCGCGCGCTCGTGAGGAGTACGTTCCCAGTACCGGGCGGTACGGCCCAGCCGGCCTTGGCCGGTGGCTCGTCCGGTGGTTCGATGGTCATCCGTAGAGGCTCAAATAATGAGACGCCCGTCCCACCCGCTTGA
- a CDS encoding acetolactate synthase large subunit has protein sequence MPMTEQATGAHHPQPRPRTGGHQPTAVEHVTGAQSLIRSLEEVGCDTVFGIPGGAILPAYDPMMDSKKVRHILVRHEQGAGHAATGYAQATGKVGVCMATSGPGATNLVTPIADAHMDSVPLVAITGQVSSKAIGTDAFQEADIVGITMPITKHNFLVTRAEDIPRTIAEAFHIAASGRPGPVLVDIAKDALQAKTTFSWPPAMDLPGYRPVTKPHAKQIREAAKLICQAKRPVLYVGGGVMKSGATAELKVLAELTGVPVCTTLMALGSFPDSHPLHVGMPGMHGSVTGVTSLQKSDLLIALGTRFDDRVTGKLDSFAPFAKVIHADIDPAEIGKNREVDVPIVGDAREVIADLIQAVQAEHTEGNAGDYTAWWKDLNRWRDTYPLGYDLPEDGMLSPQQVIERIGALAPKSTIFAAGVGQHQMWASHFVKYEEPRTWLNSGGAGTMGYAVPAAMGAKVGMPERTVWAIDGDGCFQMTNQELVTCALNNIPIKVAIINNGALGMVRQWQTLFYNQRYSNTVLHADETGHDTVGSQLGESVAPRKGTRVPDFVKLSEAMGCVALRCEDPADLDKVIAEANAINDRTVVIDFIVHEDAMVWPMVAAGTSNDEVMAARGVRPDFGDNEDD, from the coding sequence ATGCCGATGACCGAGCAGGCCACCGGGGCCCACCATCCGCAGCCGCGGCCCCGTACGGGTGGACACCAGCCCACCGCAGTTGAGCACGTCACGGGCGCCCAGTCCCTCATCCGCTCTCTCGAAGAGGTGGGGTGCGACACCGTCTTCGGCATCCCGGGCGGCGCCATTCTCCCCGCGTACGACCCGATGATGGACAGCAAGAAGGTCCGTCACATCCTGGTCCGCCACGAGCAGGGCGCCGGACACGCCGCCACCGGCTACGCGCAGGCCACCGGCAAGGTCGGCGTCTGCATGGCCACCTCGGGCCCGGGCGCCACCAACCTGGTCACCCCGATCGCCGACGCGCACATGGACTCCGTCCCGCTCGTCGCCATCACCGGCCAGGTCTCCTCCAAGGCGATCGGCACGGACGCCTTCCAGGAGGCGGACATCGTCGGCATCACGATGCCGATCACCAAGCACAACTTCCTGGTCACCAGGGCCGAGGACATCCCGCGGACGATCGCCGAGGCGTTCCACATCGCCGCCAGCGGCCGTCCGGGCCCGGTCCTGGTGGACATCGCCAAGGACGCCCTCCAGGCGAAGACCACCTTCTCCTGGCCGCCGGCCATGGACCTGCCCGGCTACCGGCCGGTCACCAAGCCGCACGCCAAGCAGATCCGCGAGGCCGCCAAGCTCATCTGTCAGGCCAAGCGCCCGGTCCTGTACGTCGGCGGCGGCGTCATGAAGTCCGGCGCCACGGCCGAACTGAAGGTCCTCGCCGAGCTGACCGGGGTCCCGGTCTGCACCACCCTGATGGCGCTCGGCTCCTTCCCCGACAGCCACCCGCTGCACGTCGGCATGCCGGGCATGCACGGCAGCGTCACCGGCGTCACCTCGCTCCAGAAGTCGGACCTGCTGATCGCGCTCGGCACCCGCTTCGACGACCGCGTCACCGGCAAGCTGGACAGCTTCGCGCCGTTCGCCAAGGTCATCCACGCGGACATCGACCCCGCGGAGATCGGCAAGAACCGCGAGGTCGACGTTCCGATCGTCGGCGACGCCCGCGAGGTCATCGCCGACCTGATCCAGGCCGTCCAGGCCGAGCACACCGAGGGCAACGCGGGCGACTACACCGCCTGGTGGAAGGACCTCAACCGCTGGCGGGACACCTACCCGCTGGGCTACGACCTGCCCGAGGACGGCATGCTGTCCCCCCAGCAGGTCATCGAGCGGATCGGCGCGCTCGCGCCGAAGAGCACGATCTTCGCGGCGGGCGTCGGCCAGCACCAGATGTGGGCCTCGCACTTCGTCAAGTACGAGGAGCCCCGCACCTGGCTGAACTCCGGGGGCGCCGGAACCATGGGCTACGCGGTCCCGGCCGCGATGGGCGCGAAGGTCGGCATGCCGGAGCGCACCGTCTGGGCGATCGACGGCGACGGCTGTTTCCAGATGACCAATCAGGAACTGGTCACCTGCGCGCTGAACAACATCCCGATCAAGGTCGCGATCATCAACAACGGTGCGCTGGGCATGGTCCGCCAGTGGCAGACCCTGTTCTACAACCAGCGGTACTCCAACACCGTGCTGCACGCGGACGAGACCGGCCACGACACCGTCGGCTCCCAGCTCGGCGAGTCCGTCGCACCCCGCAAGGGCACCCGCGTCCCGGACTTCGTCAAGCTGTCCGAGGCCATGGGCTGCGTCGCCCTGCGCTGCGAGGACCCGGCGGACCTGGACAAGGTCATCGCCGAGGCCAACGCGATCAACGACCGCACGGTCGTGATCGACTTCATCGTCCACGAGGACGCCATGGTGTGGCCGATGGTCGCCGCCGGCACCTCCAACGACGAGGTCATGGCAGCCCGGGGCGTCCGCCCCGACTTCGGCGACAACGAAGACGACTGA
- a CDS encoding MFS transporter → MTNPAATTRLAGRREWTAFTVLLLPLLLVSMDTSVLYFAIPAITRELDPSATQQLWIFDSYAFALAGLLITMGSLGDRIGRRKLLLMGAGAFGLASVAAAYATSAGMLIAARVLLGIGGATLMPSTLALVRNLFRDDRQRGKAIALWSGAMTGGIALGSVLSGVMLNHFWWGSVFLINVPAMLLLLLLVPALVPEFKDPAPGRFDLLSIPLSTAAVLPVVYGLKEIAAEGFEPLSLGCLLVGLAFGCAFVRRQHRAEDAMVSRALFRGRGFGAGIGLNTVAAFAMMGSAYFTTQYLQSVLGMGTLEAALWSLAPSLFIGAAAPVGAALAQKTDRARVIAGGFVLAAAGFGLISLVGTDSLWLLLAGAGVLASGIVVVMSLVSDMALASAPAEKAGSAASLLETGQEFGGALGMALLGSLGTAVYRSDLSGAEPAVRETLGGAVATAAQTGGAAGAQLLALAREAFVHGMQYAAWGGAALLLVAAAGALALARSGKAAAPAAAERAVPAAAPTV, encoded by the coding sequence ATGACGAACCCCGCCGCTACGACGCGCCTCGCCGGCCGGCGCGAATGGACCGCGTTCACGGTCCTGTTGCTGCCCCTGCTCCTGGTCTCGATGGACACCTCCGTCCTCTACTTCGCCATCCCGGCCATCACCCGGGAGCTCGACCCGAGCGCCACCCAGCAGCTGTGGATCTTCGACAGCTACGCCTTCGCCCTCGCCGGCCTGCTGATCACGATGGGCTCGCTCGGCGACCGGATCGGCCGCCGCAAGCTGCTGCTGATGGGAGCCGGCGCCTTCGGCCTCGCCTCCGTCGCCGCCGCCTACGCCACCAGCGCCGGGATGCTGATCGCGGCCCGCGTGCTCCTCGGCATCGGCGGCGCGACCCTGATGCCCTCCACCCTGGCCCTCGTGCGCAACCTCTTCCGCGACGACAGGCAGCGCGGCAAGGCCATCGCCCTCTGGTCCGGGGCCATGACCGGCGGCATCGCCCTGGGCTCGGTGCTCAGCGGCGTGATGCTGAACCACTTCTGGTGGGGCTCGGTCTTCCTGATCAACGTGCCCGCGATGCTGCTCCTGCTGCTCCTGGTCCCGGCGCTGGTGCCGGAGTTCAAGGACCCGGCGCCCGGCCGCTTCGACCTGCTGAGCATCCCGCTGTCGACGGCCGCCGTCCTGCCGGTGGTCTACGGGCTCAAGGAGATCGCCGCCGAGGGCTTCGAGCCCCTCTCCCTCGGCTGCCTGCTCGTCGGCCTGGCGTTCGGTTGTGCCTTCGTCCGCCGCCAGCACCGCGCCGAGGACGCGATGGTCTCCCGGGCGCTGTTCCGGGGGCGCGGCTTCGGGGCGGGCATCGGCCTCAACACCGTGGCCGCGTTCGCGATGATGGGCTCGGCCTACTTCACCACCCAGTACCTGCAGTCGGTGCTCGGCATGGGCACCCTGGAGGCGGCCCTGTGGAGCCTCGCGCCCTCCCTCTTCATCGGCGCCGCGGCCCCTGTCGGAGCGGCCCTGGCCCAGAAGACCGACCGGGCCCGCGTCATCGCCGGCGGCTTCGTGCTGGCGGCCGCCGGGTTCGGCCTGATCTCCCTGGTGGGCACCGACTCCCTGTGGCTGCTGCTGGCCGGCGCCGGGGTGCTGGCCTCCGGCATCGTGGTGGTGATGTCGCTGGTCTCCGACATGGCACTGGCCTCGGCCCCCGCCGAGAAGGCCGGCTCGGCCGCCTCACTGCTGGAGACGGGCCAGGAGTTCGGCGGCGCCCTCGGCATGGCGCTGCTCGGCAGCCTCGGCACCGCCGTCTACCGCTCCGACCTGTCGGGCGCCGAGCCCGCCGTCCGGGAGACCCTGGGCGGCGCGGTGGCCACCGCCGCGCAGACCGGCGGAGCGGCCGGCGCACAGCTGCTGGCCCTGGCCCGTGAGGCCTTCGTCCACGGAATGCAGTACGCGGCCTGGGGCGGTGCGGCCCTGCTCCTCGTGGCGGCGGCCGGCGCCCTGGCCCTGGCCCGGAGCGGGAAGGCCGCCGCCCCGGCCGCGGCGGAGCGGGCCGTCCCGGCCGCCGCACCGACGGTCTGA